A stretch of Azospirillaceae bacterium DNA encodes these proteins:
- a CDS encoding GFA family protein gives MREEDSPAIRGTGGCLCGSVRYEVRGPLRPVVDCHCTQCRRTSGHFAAFTATRPQGLVLTGSVGLRWYRSSPTARRGFCGNCGSSLFWEPASGERISIAAGTLDLPTGLETVAHVFVEDSGDYYTIS, from the coding sequence ATGCGAGAAGAGGATTCACCCGCGATCAGGGGAACCGGCGGATGCCTCTGCGGTTCCGTTCGGTACGAGGTACGCGGACCGCTGCGTCCCGTGGTCGACTGTCACTGCACGCAGTGTCGTCGTACCAGCGGCCACTTCGCGGCGTTCACGGCCACACGCCCGCAGGGTTTGGTCCTGACGGGCTCGGTAGGACTACGCTGGTACCGATCTTCGCCGACGGCTCGACGGGGGTTCTGCGGAAATTGCGGATCCAGTCTGTTCTGGGAACCCGCTTCGGGCGAGCGGATTTCGATCGCGGCCGGCACATTGGATCTACCCACGGGGCTCGAGACGGTGGCCCACGTATTCGTCGAGGATTCCGGCGACTACTACACGATCAGCG